A stretch of Chitinophaga caeni DNA encodes these proteins:
- a CDS encoding IS3 family transposase (programmed frameshift) encodes MKKTRFTETQIVSILKQQENGFATKDICREHGISEATFYNWKSKYGGMEASDVKRLKDLEEENSRLKRMYADLSLDNQILKDLFTKKALGPSTKRQVAEELVADQGVSVSRACRIVSFPRSKFYYRSRRNDQVLIDALQDLAFKHTSYGFRKLFAYLRRAGHHWNHKRVYRVYRLLKLNKRKKLKRRVPARIKQPLQQQTNVNIIWSMDFMSDSLTGNKRFRTFNVIDDGSREVLGIEIDTSLSSYRIVRVLEKIIESRGKPAAIRTDNGPEFTSGYFEQWCHQHDIRLQYIQPGRPMQNGYIERFNRLYREAVLDAYIFEDLYQVRELTDAWIEEYNQRRPHESLKNMTPCEWKTELQKSRNSI; translated from the exons ATGAAAAAGACCAGATTCACAGAAACCCAGATTGTGTCTATTTTGAAGCAGCAAGAGAACGGGTTTGCTACAAAGGACATTTGCCGCGAACATGGCATTTCTGAAGCCACTTTTTATAACTGGAAAAGCAAGTATGGAGGCATGGAGGCTTCAGACGTGAAGCGCCTCAAAGACCTGGAGGAAGAAAATTCCAGGCTCAAAAGAATGTATGCGGACCTCTCTCTTGACAATCAGATACTGAAGGATCTATTCACAAAAAAGGC GCTGGGCCCTTCCACAAAAAGACAAGTAGCAGAAGAACTGGTCGCAGACCAGGGTGTCTCTGTGAGCAGGGCCTGTCGAATAGTTTCCTTTCCCCGTTCAAAGTTTTACTATCGTAGTCGTAGAAATGACCAGGTGCTGATAGATGCCCTTCAGGACCTTGCTTTTAAGCATACTTCCTACGGTTTTCGCAAGCTTTTTGCCTATTTGAGGCGTGCTGGCCATCACTGGAATCATAAAAGAGTATATCGGGTATACAGGCTGCTTAAACTGAATAAGAGGAAGAAGCTCAAACGGAGAGTGCCAGCCCGTATCAAACAACCATTGCAGCAGCAAACCAATGTTAATATCATCTGGAGTATGGATTTCATGAGTGATAGCCTGACCGGAAACAAACGCTTCAGGACATTTAACGTGATAGATGATGGCTCCCGCGAGGTCCTGGGTATAGAAATCGATACTTCACTATCCTCATACCGAATTGTGCGGGTATTGGAAAAAATTATTGAATCCAGAGGGAAACCAGCTGCGATAAGAACTGATAATGGCCCGGAGTTCACTTCCGGGTACTTTGAACAGTGGTGCCATCAGCATGATATCAGGCTACAATACATTCAACCAGGCCGACCGATGCAGAATGGTTATATCGAACGATTTAATCGTCTTTACAGAGAAGCCGTCCTGGATGCCTATATTTTTGAGGACTTGTACCAGGTAAGGGAATTAACCGATGCCTGGATCGAAGAATATAACCAGAGAAGACCCCACGAATCTTTGAAAAACATGACGCCTTGCGAATGGAAAACGGAGTTGCAAAAATCAAGAAACTCCATTTAA
- the mnmE gene encoding tRNA uridine-5-carboxymethylaminomethyl(34) synthesis GTPase MnmE, whose protein sequence is MLGKLANYDDTIVALATAPGIGAIAVIRLSGAEAIEVVDKLFPSKDLTTQKGYTIHFGALTNPVNQQVIDEVLVSLFKGPKSYTGEDTIEISCHGSPYIQQQIIDACVQAGARMAKPGEFTQRAFINGKLDLTQAESVADLIASNTAASHQTAMQQMRGGFSKELRDLREELIKFSALVELELDFSQEDVAFADRTQLYELVSRSGSLVRKLIDSFQMGNVIKNGVSTAIVGKPNAGKSTLLNTLLNENRAIVSEIAGTTRDTIEEILNIQGILYRLIDTAGIRESIDAIESIGVQKSLEKMRSAGLVIYLFDALETTPEALAQQKAELAQANINYLLVANKIDILGEDAAKAKFADTPGIIYISAKNHDHIQQLKDALVTSVMGGKINTEDTIITNARHYAALQSVRKSLEDVRTGMDNDLPGDLLALDIRHCLHYLGEITGEVTNEDRLDFIFSKFCIGK, encoded by the coding sequence ATGCTGGGGAAATTGGCGAATTATGATGATACTATCGTTGCTCTAGCAACAGCGCCCGGAATCGGGGCGATAGCGGTCATCCGTTTGAGTGGGGCGGAAGCCATAGAGGTTGTGGACAAGCTGTTCCCTTCGAAGGATTTAACTACGCAAAAAGGTTACACGATCCATTTTGGAGCATTGACGAACCCTGTTAACCAACAGGTTATTGACGAGGTATTGGTCAGCTTATTCAAGGGGCCGAAGTCTTACACGGGTGAAGATACTATAGAAATTTCCTGCCACGGTTCCCCGTATATACAGCAACAAATCATCGATGCCTGTGTGCAAGCAGGCGCCAGGATGGCCAAACCGGGAGAGTTTACCCAGAGGGCATTTATCAATGGAAAATTAGACCTTACCCAAGCAGAATCAGTGGCCGACCTGATTGCCAGCAATACGGCAGCCTCCCATCAAACAGCGATGCAGCAAATGAGGGGTGGTTTTTCCAAGGAACTGAGAGACCTGAGGGAAGAGCTGATAAAATTCTCCGCCCTGGTAGAGTTGGAGCTTGATTTTAGCCAGGAAGATGTCGCATTTGCAGATAGAACCCAACTGTACGAACTGGTGAGCCGCTCCGGCAGCTTAGTGCGAAAGCTGATAGATTCCTTCCAAATGGGTAACGTGATTAAAAATGGGGTCAGTACCGCCATTGTAGGTAAACCCAATGCAGGGAAGTCGACCTTGCTAAACACCTTGTTGAACGAGAACCGGGCCATCGTGAGCGAAATCGCCGGAACAACCCGCGATACTATCGAGGAGATCCTGAATATCCAGGGGATTTTATATCGCCTGATCGACACGGCAGGCATCCGCGAAAGTATCGATGCTATCGAGAGCATCGGTGTGCAAAAGTCGCTGGAGAAAATGCGCAGCGCCGGGTTAGTCATTTATTTATTCGATGCCCTAGAAACGACACCGGAAGCGCTTGCACAACAAAAAGCAGAGTTGGCGCAAGCTAATATCAATTATTTGCTGGTTGCCAATAAGATCGACATCCTCGGTGAAGATGCCGCCAAAGCTAAATTTGCCGATACCCCGGGCATCATTTACATTTCCGCCAAGAACCACGACCATATACAACAATTGAAAGATGCCCTCGTAACCAGCGTAATGGGCGGTAAAATCAACACGGAAGATACGATCATCACGAACGCCCGCCATTATGCGGCCTTGCAGTCCGTCCGCAAATCGCTGGAGGATGTGCGCACCGGAATGGACAATGACTTGCCGGGAGATTTGCTGGCTTTAGATATCCGTCATTGCTTGCATTACCTCGGGGAAATCACCGGGGAAGTGACGAATGAGGACCGGTTGGATTTTATTTTTTCGAAGTTTTGTATCGGGAAGTAA
- a CDS encoding S41 family peptidase has product MKKFLFLAALLSAFRLSAQTSPVYFLSNPCLTPDGQTVIFSFEGDLWKAPVKSGEATRLTAMQGYETNPRVSPDGKWIAFTGRQFGNGDIFIIPFEGGEIQQLTYHSGNDEVASWSWDSQWIYFNSSRMGQSAGFKVALKGGTPQRVFGDYFFQYDHNLVENPVSGEIFFNDTWESSNQVQRKRYKGPFNPDIQSYNPKTKQYKKYTTWEGKDFGATIDKQGNVYFISDEGNGQYNLYTLDKSGAKKALTRFNASIKTPQVNADGGSIVFEKDYQLWLYDVKAGKERKLNIPIIRNNILPKEKDFDVKSNITAFDVSSDNKKIAFVSRGELFVSDIEGKFVQQINRGSAERVREVKWMSDDKTLLFNQTYKGYTNLYTIAADGKGAMKQLTSDARNNRQIVLNKKRDKAVYLGGRDEVRLLDLETGKSKLLAKEEIWGFQNSDPSFSPGDEYVMFSVYRNFEREIFVHNLKNNKTTNLTKTDITESDPAWSPDGKYIYFTSQLLKPSYPFGMPDAKVYRIALENIDEPFRSDKFEELFKDDKKDESKKDDKKASDTKKDMAKKDEEKDAAGSIVIDTVRIMERLEHIGPNTGTQFFAGVYKKGDKTTVLYISNHGGGRNALWKTVKEPFEDDKTEKIAGTEGGLRSIVDAGDKLYVLLNGSIQKLNLDANKVEPISISNTFRRNLASEFAQMFEEAWAQMEENYYDGNFHGIDWKKTKQYYQQFIPYLNNRADLRVLLNDMLGELNSSHQGFGTFGSDESIDLSNSTMETGIIFENTDPYTVKYVVKRSAADKKGVDIQPGDVLVKVNDEVVDKSMDRYYYFTRPSRDNEINLEFTRAGKPVKVKLHPQGSLYANLYDEWIDHNQQRVDEKSKGRIAYGYMKNMGQGELAEFIMDMTRELNNKDALIFDLRYNTGGNVHDEVLKFLSQRAYLRWKYRDGSFALQPNFSPADKPIVLLINEQSLSDAEMTSQGFKALKLGKIIGNGTYRWIIFTSGVGLVDNSSVRMPAWGCYSLEGNDLESTGVEPDIKVINTFEDKLNGRDPQLDRAIDEILKQLR; this is encoded by the coding sequence ATGAAGAAATTCCTATTCCTAGCTGCGTTGCTCAGCGCATTCCGGTTATCTGCCCAGACAAGCCCGGTATATTTTTTGTCTAACCCTTGCCTCACCCCGGATGGACAAACGGTCATCTTCAGCTTTGAAGGGGATCTGTGGAAAGCGCCCGTGAAAAGTGGTGAAGCCACCAGGCTTACGGCTATGCAAGGCTATGAAACCAATCCCAGGGTATCTCCCGATGGTAAATGGATCGCCTTTACCGGGCGGCAATTTGGGAATGGTGATATATTCATTATACCGTTCGAAGGTGGTGAAATCCAACAACTAACTTACCATAGCGGCAACGATGAAGTGGCGAGCTGGAGCTGGGACTCGCAATGGATTTATTTTAACAGCAGCAGGATGGGACAATCCGCCGGATTTAAAGTTGCCCTGAAAGGCGGCACCCCGCAAAGGGTATTCGGGGATTATTTCTTCCAATATGATCATAACCTGGTTGAAAATCCCGTTTCGGGCGAGATATTCTTTAACGATACCTGGGAAAGTTCTAACCAGGTACAACGTAAAAGGTATAAAGGTCCCTTTAATCCCGATATCCAATCTTATAACCCTAAGACTAAACAATATAAAAAATACACAACCTGGGAAGGGAAAGACTTTGGCGCCACGATCGACAAACAAGGGAATGTTTACTTTATCTCTGATGAAGGAAATGGTCAATATAATCTTTATACCCTGGATAAGTCCGGTGCAAAGAAAGCGCTGACCCGTTTTAACGCTTCCATTAAAACCCCGCAGGTAAATGCAGATGGCGGCTCCATCGTTTTTGAAAAGGACTACCAACTGTGGCTGTACGATGTCAAAGCAGGGAAAGAAAGAAAGCTGAACATCCCGATCATCAGGAATAATATCCTGCCGAAAGAAAAGGACTTCGATGTTAAATCCAACATCACGGCATTCGATGTTTCTTCCGATAATAAAAAAATAGCTTTCGTTTCCAGGGGAGAGTTGTTCGTGAGTGATATAGAAGGCAAATTCGTTCAACAAATTAACCGCGGCTCTGCTGAACGTGTGCGCGAAGTGAAGTGGATGAGCGATGATAAAACATTGTTGTTTAACCAGACTTATAAAGGTTATACCAACTTGTACACCATCGCGGCAGATGGTAAAGGCGCCATGAAGCAACTTACCAGCGATGCCAGGAATAACCGCCAGATCGTTTTGAATAAAAAGAGGGATAAAGCTGTATACCTGGGTGGTAGGGATGAAGTTCGACTGCTCGACCTGGAGACCGGTAAAAGCAAGCTGTTAGCGAAAGAGGAGATTTGGGGTTTCCAGAACAGTGACCCTAGTTTTTCGCCCGGTGATGAATACGTGATGTTCTCCGTGTACCGCAACTTTGAGCGTGAAATATTCGTACATAATCTCAAGAACAATAAAACAACCAACCTTACCAAAACCGATATCACGGAGTCAGACCCGGCTTGGTCGCCCGATGGAAAATATATTTATTTCACTTCCCAGCTATTGAAACCGTCTTATCCATTCGGTATGCCGGATGCAAAAGTATACAGGATAGCATTGGAGAATATCGATGAACCTTTCCGCAGTGATAAGTTTGAAGAACTCTTTAAGGATGATAAGAAGGATGAAAGTAAGAAAGACGATAAGAAAGCTTCAGATACAAAGAAAGATATGGCAAAAAAAGATGAAGAGAAGGATGCGGCCGGATCTATTGTAATCGATACTGTCCGGATCATGGAAAGACTGGAACATATCGGTCCGAATACCGGTACACAGTTCTTTGCCGGTGTTTATAAAAAGGGTGATAAAACAACCGTTTTATACATAAGCAACCATGGTGGCGGAAGGAATGCCTTGTGGAAAACCGTAAAAGAACCTTTCGAAGATGATAAAACCGAAAAAATTGCCGGTACGGAAGGCGGATTGAGATCTATCGTTGATGCTGGGGATAAATTATACGTATTGTTGAACGGCAGTATCCAGAAGCTCAATTTGGATGCGAATAAGGTTGAACCCATCAGTATCAGCAATACTTTCCGCCGTAACCTCGCTTCCGAGTTCGCTCAAATGTTTGAAGAAGCCTGGGCACAGATGGAAGAAAATTATTACGATGGTAATTTCCACGGTATTGACTGGAAGAAAACCAAGCAATATTATCAACAATTCATTCCTTACTTAAATAACAGGGCAGATCTACGCGTACTTCTCAATGATATGTTGGGCGAGCTGAACTCTTCGCACCAGGGCTTCGGTACTTTCGGCTCCGATGAATCGATCGACCTAAGCAATAGTACGATGGAAACTGGGATTATATTTGAGAATACCGATCCTTACACGGTCAAATATGTTGTAAAACGTTCCGCGGCAGACAAAAAAGGAGTTGATATACAACCGGGGGATGTACTGGTAAAGGTGAATGACGAAGTGGTAGATAAATCAATGGACAGGTACTATTATTTCACGCGCCCTTCGCGGGATAATGAAATTAACCTGGAATTTACCCGTGCCGGTAAACCTGTAAAGGTGAAGCTGCACCCGCAAGGAAGCCTTTATGCAAATCTGTATGATGAATGGATCGACCATAATCAACAACGGGTAGACGAGAAAAGTAAAGGAAGGATTGCTTACGGTTACATGAAAAACATGGGACAAGGGGAGCTAGCCGAGTTTATCATGGATATGACCCGCGAACTGAATAATAAAGATGCGCTCATCTTCGATTTACGCTACAATACCGGCGGTAATGTTCACGATGAAGTTTTGAAGTTCCTCTCCCAAAGGGCTTACCTGCGCTGGAAATACAGGGATGGCAGCTTCGCTTTACAACCGAATTTCTCCCCCGCTGATAAACCGATCGTTTTGCTGATTAACGAACAATCGCTCAGTGATGCCGAAATGACTTCCCAAGGTTTTAAAGCCTTGAAACTGGGTAAGATCATCGGGAACGGTACTTACCGTTGGATCATCTTTACCAGTGGTGTAGGACTTGTTGACAATTCATCTGTCCGGATGCCGGCCTGGGGTTGCTATAGTTTGGAGGGAAATGATTTGGAAAGCACGGGTGTAGAACCTGATATTAAAGTGATCAATACTTTCGAAGATAAACTGAACGGCCGCGATCCGCAACTCGATAGGGCGATAGACGAGATATTGAAGCAATTGCGTTAA
- a CDS encoding DUF2971 domain-containing protein, giving the protein MNEYIIDEEYVYRLNDEKNNIWDIYKNGNKNPKSCKQLYKYYSLNLYSIDALLRNYFYLANPSSFNDPFDCNINLIKDVQNISKYTSVKRNNVRNIGICCLSETLDNHLMWAHYTNNYNGFCLGFRGDNIDANANREIFPRHSFTKVIYPASPVSIEQQLPFAQNYLFTTKFKHWEYEQEWRLIAEITNEREMIFYPESVEAIYIGHSIVDTNPSAYKLLLEIQEIKFPQIPVYVVYPAPFELKLKFEKVWN; this is encoded by the coding sequence ATGAATGAATATATCATTGACGAAGAATACGTATACAGGTTGAATGATGAGAAAAATAATATATGGGATATTTATAAAAACGGCAATAAGAATCCAAAATCCTGCAAACAGTTATATAAGTATTATTCGTTAAATCTTTACAGTATCGACGCATTACTTAGGAACTATTTCTACCTAGCTAACCCTTCGTCGTTTAATGACCCTTTTGACTGTAACATCAATTTAATAAAAGATGTACAAAATATTTCAAAGTACACTTCAGTAAAAAGAAACAATGTTAGAAACATTGGCATATGTTGTCTTTCAGAAACATTAGACAATCATTTAATGTGGGCACATTACACTAACAATTATAACGGATTTTGCTTAGGATTCCGTGGCGATAATATTGATGCAAATGCAAATCGAGAAATATTCCCTCGCCATTCTTTTACAAAAGTAATTTATCCAGCATCCCCAGTAAGTATAGAGCAGCAATTACCATTTGCTCAAAATTATTTATTCACCACTAAATTCAAACATTGGGAATACGAACAAGAATGGAGATTAATTGCTGAGATTACGAATGAAAGGGAAATGATCTTTTATCCAGAATCAGTAGAAGCTATTTACATCGGCCATAGTATAGTTGACACCAATCCAAGCGCATATAAGCTGCTATTAGAGATTCAAGAAATAAAATTTCCGCAAATTCCAGTATATGTTGTTTATCCAGCCCCGTTTGAACTGAAACTAAAGTTCGAAAAGGTGTGGAATTAA
- a CDS encoding HEPN domain-containing protein, whose amino-acid sequence MKYYKIIAFCSNRVTGHFKFKDIFQIYPLDTVDAPTSDFVKYYPFVLEFRLSDNGQIELDGELKEVSNIIGELTAEVNFQNRILKLLTAFSNYRFFIPPIEPQWFVHAEGLSKDEMDNQTSAAGLNIYFYPKLKEVVPFTEFTKVDYPQIDTGEHPQCFQHIDLSGKEEVTFSHYLSTALHNYFLLSDEQQAPVDSAIELINQGVALRATTKSLSFIAFVSSIETMVAHETKDVPLEKCAACGQDKYKVMAKFRDYLFEYVADGPDAKKTINEIYGLRSKIAHTGLLLFGDGKIDWTANAEGDKHYDLHLKSSMISRLSLMNLILMRGDKEKKAGGGTV is encoded by the coding sequence ATGAAATATTATAAGATCATCGCATTTTGTTCCAACCGGGTTACAGGCCATTTCAAGTTTAAAGATATTTTTCAGATTTATCCACTGGACACGGTTGATGCACCGACTAGCGACTTTGTAAAGTACTACCCATTTGTGCTGGAATTCCGTTTGTCAGACAACGGCCAGATCGAACTGGACGGTGAGTTGAAAGAAGTCAGCAATATAATTGGAGAGCTGACGGCCGAAGTAAACTTCCAGAACAGGATACTAAAGCTGCTCACTGCTTTCAGCAATTATCGTTTTTTTATTCCCCCGATAGAACCGCAATGGTTTGTCCACGCAGAGGGACTGAGCAAGGATGAAATGGATAACCAGACAAGCGCAGCTGGCTTAAATATTTATTTTTATCCGAAGTTAAAAGAAGTCGTCCCCTTCACAGAATTCACCAAGGTTGATTATCCGCAAATTGATACCGGGGAACATCCCCAGTGCTTTCAGCATATCGATCTGAGTGGAAAGGAGGAAGTAACCTTTTCCCATTATTTGTCAACCGCGCTGCACAATTATTTTCTATTGTCTGATGAACAACAGGCTCCTGTGGACTCCGCTATCGAATTGATCAACCAGGGCGTCGCATTGAGAGCTACTACCAAAAGTCTTTCTTTTATCGCGTTCGTCTCGTCCATAGAAACTATGGTGGCCCATGAAACAAAGGACGTTCCGCTCGAAAAGTGCGCGGCTTGCGGACAGGATAAATACAAGGTCATGGCGAAGTTCAGGGATTATTTGTTTGAGTATGTTGCCGATGGTCCTGATGCCAAAAAGACCATCAACGAAATATATGGTTTGCGTTCAAAAATAGCCCATACGGGTTTGTTATTATTTGGCGACGGTAAAATTGATTGGACTGCAAACGCTGAAGGTGACAAACATTATGATCTCCATCTTAAATCCAGTATGATCAGCCGGTTGAGCCTGATGAACTTGATACTCATGAGGGGCGATAAAGAAAAGAAAGCTGGTGGCGGGACAGTATAA
- a CDS encoding Fic family protein — translation MRLPERPPLIPKGFDFTKLLTTLAQIGRIDEFNFIASDKYYYYDKWKYRAKEWGIDPKLLWGAVKIYRRFSNKKMAIGGLRELEFFISFPSLVQEYLHEFDMNLGGSLQGEMIIPREDRDRYLISSLMEEAIASSQLEGAATTRKVAKQMLESNRKPKNQAEQMIVNNYNAMQWIVRNKEIPITLSNIKHLHAILTKSTMADVNEEGAFRTDDDVKVVDVQTGTAIYTPPKAEDLDRLMAAFCDFANDRETYGFFLHPIVKAIIIHFLVGYIHPFADGNGRTARTIFYWYLLKHGYWLIEFMSVSRIILSSKAQYSRAYLHTEQDDNDLTYFLNYNLKCIRLALVDLKLYIKKKSEEKQHAMSMLRSTTLNERQIVLVQEVLRTPTAYFTVKQVEIKFGISNQTARNDLNGLVNEGLFEERRLGKKSQYLPVKEFEKKIVS, via the coding sequence ATGAGATTGCCTGAACGTCCACCATTGATCCCCAAAGGTTTCGATTTTACAAAACTTTTGACCACACTGGCTCAAATCGGGAGGATTGACGAGTTTAATTTCATAGCCAGTGATAAGTATTACTATTATGACAAATGGAAATACAGGGCGAAAGAGTGGGGTATTGACCCAAAATTGCTTTGGGGAGCGGTTAAGATATACAGGCGTTTTTCAAATAAGAAGATGGCTATCGGCGGGCTACGGGAATTGGAGTTCTTCATTAGCTTCCCTTCGTTAGTCCAGGAATATTTGCATGAGTTTGATATGAATTTGGGCGGGTCATTGCAAGGGGAAATGATTATTCCTAGAGAGGACCGGGATAGGTATCTTATAAGTTCCTTAATGGAAGAAGCTATTGCGTCAAGTCAACTGGAAGGTGCTGCCACTACAAGGAAAGTGGCAAAACAAATGCTGGAGAGTAACCGTAAGCCTAAAAATCAAGCGGAGCAGATGATTGTAAATAATTACAATGCTATGCAATGGATTGTAAGGAACAAAGAAATCCCCATTACCCTAAGCAATATTAAACATCTGCATGCTATCCTGACTAAATCGACCATGGCAGATGTAAATGAGGAAGGTGCGTTTAGGACGGATGATGACGTAAAAGTCGTAGATGTGCAAACGGGAACTGCCATTTATACACCGCCCAAGGCGGAAGATTTGGACAGGTTGATGGCGGCCTTCTGTGACTTTGCAAATGATCGGGAAACATATGGGTTCTTTCTACATCCAATTGTAAAGGCAATCATCATCCATTTTTTGGTAGGGTATATTCATCCATTTGCTGATGGTAATGGAAGAACTGCCAGGACGATTTTCTATTGGTATCTCCTGAAGCATGGGTATTGGCTTATCGAGTTTATGTCCGTTTCCCGGATTATATTGTCATCGAAAGCCCAATATAGCAGGGCTTACCTCCACACGGAGCAAGATGATAATGATCTTACCTATTTTCTTAATTATAACTTGAAATGTATCCGTTTGGCTTTAGTAGATCTGAAGTTGTACATTAAGAAGAAGTCAGAAGAAAAACAGCATGCCATGAGTATGCTGCGCTCAACAACTTTAAATGAGCGACAAATTGTATTGGTCCAGGAAGTGCTGCGCACACCAACTGCTTATTTTACCGTAAAACAGGTAGAGATTAAATTCGGCATAAGCAATCAGACTGCACGGAATGATCTGAATGGTTTGGTGAATGAGGGCTTATTTGAAGAGAGAAGATTGGGTAAGAAGAGCCAGTATTTACCTGTCAAGGAATTTGAAAAGAAAATAGTTTCCTGA
- a CDS encoding serine hydrolase domain-containing protein: MNNYLFSISIVMLCNIFLPAKSQHIKPDNQHNIQFNNKYYRLDSLYSELYKYDEFNGNVLIAEHGKIIFNKQYGIANKSDLSPLTGQSSFYLASVTKQFTAYAMLLLEKMHLLSFNDELSKFLPELGFYKGVTINQLIHHTSGIPDYVGLFDKDWPNGKTVSNTDVIKRLAKMKPQALFAPNEKWQYSNTGYLLLAAIVEKVSGQSFSQFLAEHIFTPLKMDQTGVLSPYTDNSAHPAIAWPFLEDASDRDYVKKFDSIYGPGRIYSTVNDLFLWDRALNNPGWISPAEKKLLYTNWQLNGGKSTNYGYGWFLEKDSTYGQIVYHGGSWPGYLTLLERHLRDDKTIIILQNDAKGTGKRRLPKQETQKILYDLPLESTVRLPDSTLQKYTGTYISEKGKTSEIVLLHRSIWIQFSPTTRFELMPATETKFIVNGFYPEVSYNFILADDGSVEKCRILQPEEGVDRITVKKKP; the protein is encoded by the coding sequence ATGAATAACTACCTGTTCTCCATTTCGATAGTAATGCTCTGTAACATTTTTTTACCGGCTAAATCTCAGCATATAAAACCTGATAATCAACACAATATACAATTTAATAATAAATACTATAGACTGGATTCCCTTTACAGTGAATTATACAAGTATGATGAGTTCAATGGTAATGTTTTGATTGCCGAACATGGTAAAATTATTTTCAATAAGCAATACGGTATTGCCAATAAATCGGATCTTTCTCCATTGACTGGGCAGTCATCGTTTTACCTTGCTTCCGTCACCAAACAGTTTACCGCCTACGCTATGTTACTATTGGAAAAAATGCACCTGCTTTCTTTCAATGATGAATTATCCAAATTTCTTCCCGAACTGGGTTTCTATAAGGGTGTAACGATCAATCAACTCATCCATCATACTTCGGGCATCCCTGATTATGTTGGCCTGTTTGATAAAGATTGGCCAAATGGTAAAACAGTTAGTAATACTGATGTAATAAAAAGGCTGGCTAAAATGAAGCCCCAAGCACTTTTCGCCCCTAATGAAAAATGGCAATACAGTAACACCGGCTACTTGTTACTTGCCGCTATCGTTGAAAAAGTATCCGGTCAATCCTTCAGCCAGTTTTTAGCAGAACATATTTTTACACCTTTAAAGATGGATCAAACGGGGGTATTGTCTCCTTATACGGATAATAGCGCTCACCCGGCTATTGCTTGGCCATTCCTGGAAGATGCTAGCGACCGGGATTATGTTAAAAAGTTTGATAGCATCTACGGTCCGGGAAGAATATATTCAACTGTGAATGACCTCTTTTTATGGGATAGGGCATTAAATAACCCCGGGTGGATATCTCCTGCTGAAAAGAAATTATTATATACTAATTGGCAATTAAACGGGGGCAAGTCCACTAATTACGGTTACGGTTGGTTCTTGGAAAAGGATAGTACTTACGGGCAAATCGTTTATCATGGCGGTAGTTGGCCGGGATACCTTACGTTGCTTGAAAGGCATTTAAGGGATGATAAAACCATCATCATCTTGCAAAACGATGCCAAGGGAACCGGCAAAAGGCGACTCCCGAAACAGGAAACGCAAAAAATTCTGTATGATCTCCCCCTCGAAAGTACGGTTCGCTTGCCGGATAGTACCTTGCAAAAATATACCGGGACTTATATCAGTGAAAAGGGCAAAACATCGGAAATTGTATTGCTGCATCGTTCTATCTGGATACAATTTAGTCCTACCACGAGATTTGAATTGATGCCGGCTACGGAAACGAAGTTTATCGTGAATGGGTTCTACCCGGAAGTCAGCTACAATTTTATATTGGCAGATGATGGCAGCGTAGAAAAATGCAGGATTTTGCAACCGGAAGAAGGGGTTGATAGGATAACGGTGAAGAAAAAACCTTGA